TGCTGCAAACGAAGTAGATAACCTCGATTTCCTTGCAGTAACAGACCACTCTAACTCTTTTGACAATGATACTTCCGCAACCATCACAGATGGTTCAGCATCTTCTGAGTGGAAAGAGGGACATGAGCTTGCTGATAAGTACACATCAGATGATTTCGTAGGTCTTTATGGCTATGAGATGACTTGGTCAGGTGGAGCACCAGGACACATGAACACCTTTAACACAGGCGGATTCATGAGCCGTAACATGACAGGCTATGAGAGTAAGTCCAGAACTGCTCTTCAGAACTATTATGCTCAGCTTGTTAACACACCTGAATCAATCAGTATGTTCAACCATCCTGGAACTACTTTCGGTGATTTCTATGACTTTGCTTATTACAGCAAGGCTAATGACCAGCAGATAACACTTATCGAAGTTGGTAACGGTGAAGGTGCAATCGGCAGTGCAGGTTACTTCCCTTCATATGAGTATTACACAAGAGCACTTGATAAGGGCTGGCATATCGCTCCTGCTAACAACCAGGATAACCATAAGGGAAGATGGGGAGATGCAAACACAGGCAGAACAGTAATCCTTGCAGATTCTCTTACACGTGAGAATATTTATGACGCTATCCGCAATATGCGTGTATATGCGACAGAAGATAACGACCTTCATATCTACTACACATTAAATGGTATGGAGATGGGTACTATTCTTGATGAGCAGCCTTCTGAGGTTAACATCAAGGTTAAGACATCTGATGCTACTGACTCAGGAAGGATGAATGTAGAAGTAATTGCAAACGGAGGTGTTACTGTTGCTTCCAAGACAGTAGATGAAGCTGCTGCTGAGACAACATTTACACTTGAGCCTAATTTCAACTACTACTACATTAGAGTAACTCAGGCTGATGGCAATATTGCTGTTACAGCTCCTGTATGGCTTTCAGATGTTGAGGCTGTAGGAATCAGCTCTCTTTCAACAGATACTGCACTTCCTGTAGCCGGAGAAGCTCTTAATATCAAGGCTGCTCTTTACAATAATGAAGCAAGTGATTTTGATATCACATCTATCACTTACACAGTTTCAGGCGAAATTGTACATGTTACAGAGCTTACAGATGAGAACAATAAGATCAAATCTCAGGGCGAACTTGTAGATAGCTTTGAACTTGTTCAAAACGACGAAGGAATGAAGCAGATTGCAGTTACAATGACAGGATACCTTAATGGTGTTTCCAAGACTTATACTGCTACATTGGATCTTGTATTTATCTCACCTGAAATGGTTACTCATGTTGTTGTAGATGGCTCACATCTGAACGACTATGTTAACGGTTACTATAGCGGTAACGTTGGAAACTTTGCTGATATCGCTGCAGGCGACAATGTTAAGGTTGATGTTGTTACCGGCGAGATCACAGCTCAGACACTTGCAGATGCATCTGTATTTGTTGTTTCCGCTCCAAATAAGAACACCAAGTATGGTGAAGTTAAGCATTTTGAAGACTCATTTATCGAACTGGTAAAAGAGTATGTTGCAAGAGGTGGAAACCTTATAGTATGCGGTCTTGCAGATTATCAGGACACCAAGGACGGACAGTCATCCACAGAGATCAACAAGCTCCTTGCTGCAATAGGTGCTACTACAAGGATCAACTCTGATGAGATAGTAGATAATGACAAAAATGGTGGTCAGGAGTACAGATTGTACTTCAGCAACTTTAACAGAGACTGCTATCTTACAGAAGGCGTTACAAGTACCCAGACATACAGCGCTTACAGCGGATGTTCAGTAAGACTTGATCCTGCTGCTGTAGCTGCAGGTACTGCAGAGGCCGTTGTTTATGGACATGAAACAACCTACACCAAGGATTGCAAGCAGTTTGATGAGCATTATGTTGAAGTTCCTAAGGGAAGTGTTGTGGCTGCTGCAAGAGAGACACTTTCAAGCGGATCAGATGTACTGGTAACAGGTACTGTATTCCTTTCAAACTTCGAAGTTAAGTCAGAGCTTGATTACGGCGGACAGGAATTCTACGCTAACAGAAATATTCTTTTGAATTATCTTGCTCAGAATAAAAAGGAAATAAAGGTTAGCACAATTGCTGAGATGAGACAGGGTAATCCTGGAGACATCTTCACTGTAGAAGGTTATGTAACAGCAGGTACTGCAGTTGAAGGAAACAAGTTCTTTGATACCATCTATGTACAGGATGACACAGCAGGAACAACTGTATTCCCTGTTGCGGACACAGGAATTGAAGTTGGTACTAAGGTAAGACTTACAGGATTTGTTGATGGCTATCAGGGCGATCTCGAAATTCAGATTTACAATTATAAGATCCTTGATGGTGAAAAGAAGGTCATTGAACCTGCCAAGGTTACTACTAAAGAGGCTGCTGATTACAACGCTCTTGGCGGCTCGCTTCTCAAGGTAGAAGGAAAAGTAACAAAAGTTGTTACTAACTCTTCAGGTGTTGATTACTTCTATGTTGTTGACGAGTCTGGCGTAGAGGCAAGAGTGTTCATTGATGGTTATATCCTTGCTTCTGACGGAAATGATACAGTTAGCGAAGATGTTAAGGTTGGAAACACAATAAGCGCTGTTGGACTTTCATACTATAATCCGGACGGAGCATGTCTTAGAGTTCGTGACAGAGCAGAGATTGAACTTGTTAAGACTTCGGATGAACCAGAAGCTAAGCTTGTTAAGAAGTATGGCAAGTACTATTACATGACTGAAGATGGTGAGAAACTCACAGGATTCCATGCAGTAGACGGAGTGCTCAGATTCTTTAATGAGAGCACCGGAGTAATGGCAGTTAACAAGTGGATTACTGTTGATGGTAAGAAGTACAGAGCTGTTGAAGATGGAAGAATCGCAGCTAATGAGATCATCAGAGAATATGGCTCAGATTACTATCTTGGCGAAGATGGAGTGCTTGTAACAGGAATTATTGAATACAATGGCAATAAGTACTGTGCAAGGTCAAATGGCAAGATTGCAAAGAGTGGACTTCTTGAGATTGACGGAGAATACTACATTCCAAATTCAGATGGAACACTAAAGCATGACGTCAAGACAGACATATACTTCTCAGAGTACATTTTAGGTTCTGACTGCAAGGCAGTTAAG
The sequence above is a segment of the Butyrivibrio proteoclasticus B316 genome. Coding sequences within it:
- a CDS encoding CehA/McbA family metallohydrolase, coding for MKNRKRILAFILAGFMSVTTAFQSTSAVVYATEGTEIAVEASSAASSQEDAVVDESLEASEAGSLASSEGTSVEKEVTENPEVTEEALEGAEETKEAEKDVDKAADAQAEVSISTVKEVKEKASGEFTVKGVIVYVNGKNAYLQDDTGAICLYGISELAVGNLVTAKGTYQDYNGLLELSGATLVENDTTNTKDYPFVTFDGDEIATLVANHDDYECQRVILKNVTVGSKADIGKSKVTLTSGSSSVLVFDKSNITKAFGDIEEGTKVNVTAVVSDYKGLQVVLYSDDSHKMVEVVPSEPSEPTDPSVIEIDDSVTLNIASFAGSDVSAFDGDLVVYADGTVANDGANKDHEITAYIGGKQASPVYTYSSSGTSYSIIGSKGMKSGDYYQLTISGKGYGLYKLAFSMKGSNTGAKNWTVSYSTDGENYSNIGDKFTVSANWAEYSFSVPAVVKHVDKLYFRVGPSDNTSIKGAEIGTGGVNRLTPISVTGSPVEAPDITAPAEVEPVAGEIPYDTALTMTCKTEGATIYYSVNGSDFEVYDDANKPVLTQEMFVAASELDVVKKAVVTTYATCDGRKDSVKKDYIYTQAQVATVKASPNGGAVRLNSAVTLATATEGAKIEYSLDNGETWTEYTDPFLLKELPATVLAKANLEGYAESPVATFEFTQRINEEYNIYFGQLHSHTNYSDGAGSCDEAFNHAANEVDNLDFLAVTDHSNSFDNDTSATITDGSASSEWKEGHELADKYTSDDFVGLYGYEMTWSGGAPGHMNTFNTGGFMSRNMTGYESKSRTALQNYYAQLVNTPESISMFNHPGTTFGDFYDFAYYSKANDQQITLIEVGNGEGAIGSAGYFPSYEYYTRALDKGWHIAPANNQDNHKGRWGDANTGRTVILADSLTRENIYDAIRNMRVYATEDNDLHIYYTLNGMEMGTILDEQPSEVNIKVKTSDATDSGRMNVEVIANGGVTVASKTVDEAAAETTFTLEPNFNYYYIRVTQADGNIAVTAPVWLSDVEAVGISSLSTDTALPVAGEALNIKAALYNNEASDFDITSITYTVSGEIVHVTELTDENNKIKSQGELVDSFELVQNDEGMKQIAVTMTGYLNGVSKTYTATLDLVFISPEMVTHVVVDGSHLNDYVNGYYSGNVGNFADIAAGDNVKVDVVTGEITAQTLADASVFVVSAPNKNTKYGEVKHFEDSFIELVKEYVARGGNLIVCGLADYQDTKDGQSSTEINKLLAAIGATTRINSDEIVDNDKNGGQEYRLYFSNFNRDCYLTEGVTSTQTYSAYSGCSVRLDPAAVAAGTAEAVVYGHETTYTKDCKQFDEHYVEVPKGSVVAAARETLSSGSDVLVTGTVFLSNFEVKSELDYGGQEFYANRNILLNYLAQNKKEIKVSTIAEMRQGNPGDIFTVEGYVTAGTAVEGNKFFDTIYVQDDTAGTTVFPVADTGIEVGTKVRLTGFVDGYQGDLEIQIYNYKILDGEKKVIEPAKVTTKEAADYNALGGSLLKVEGKVTKVVTNSSGVDYFYVVDESGVEARVFIDGYILASDGNDTVSEDVKVGNTISAVGLSYYNPDGACLRVRDRAEIELVKTSDEPEAKLVKKYGKYYYMTEDGEKLTGFHAVDGVLRFFNESTGVMAVNKWITVDGKKYRAVEDGRIAANEIIREYGSDYYLGEDGVLVTGIIEYNGNKYCARSNGKIAKSGLLEIDGEYYIPNSDGTLKHDVKTDIYFSEYILGSDCKAVKGFTTYDGQRYYCKSNGRVAKDYMFTVDGYTYYAKKDGTLAVSETITRYFKKYTFDENGHLVK